Proteins from a single region of Verrucomicrobiia bacterium:
- a CDS encoding type II secretion system protein, translated as MFIKLKRKARGWTLLEMVFAVAVFSLASAAVATAYIFSLRSFQGLSNYSVLDQQNREAVDTLTREIRGARQIKDYTNSANSYLRLVDRNNAEVLYTINNSTKQLLRTSNSVSTVLLNNCSLIQFGVGSRPYAQDGTFTPTTNVNQIKVVYLTWKTGRSLPNGVTNSENIQTAQIVLRNKP; from the coding sequence ATGTTTATTAAGCTTAAGCGAAAAGCGCGGGGCTGGACCCTGCTGGAGATGGTGTTTGCGGTGGCCGTGTTCTCACTCGCCAGCGCCGCTGTCGCGACCGCTTATATCTTCAGCCTCCGCAGCTTTCAGGGCCTCTCCAACTACTCGGTGCTGGACCAGCAAAACCGCGAAGCCGTGGACACTCTGACGCGCGAAATCCGGGGCGCAAGGCAGATCAAAGACTACACCAACAGCGCAAACAGCTATTTGCGGCTCGTGGACCGCAACAATGCCGAGGTCCTCTATACAATCAACAACTCCACCAAACAATTGCTGCGCACGTCAAACAGCGTTTCCACCGTGCTGCTAAACAACTGCAGCCTGATCCAGTTCGGGGTCGGCAGCCGCCCGTATGCCCAAGACGGAACTTTCACACCGACGACCAACGTTAATCAGATCAAGGTCGTTTACCTGACCTGGAAGACCGGGCGCAGTCTGCCGAACGGCGTCACCAACAGCGAAAACATTCAAACCGCACAAATCGTCCTCCGCAACAAACCATAA
- a CDS encoding diacylglycerol kinase family protein, whose translation MRICVVFNPVAKGDKARRFRAHLDDIARDAVLKLTRSAGDAKKLAAEAVAEGFDTVVAAGGDGTLNEVLNGLGAVPDGFERARLGVLPLGTVNVFARELGIPTRLNQAWELILRGREARIDLPKVEFIEAGVGQTRWFAQLAGAGLDARAIELVDWRLKKKFGPLAYVYAGLKALTESKPKLQVKAGDGEFTGELVLVGNGRLYGGDYRLFHPAQMDDGRLDVCVFPRVSFLTLLKCAVPLLAFHRLPESAVRRFQAERFTLNGPVPGSFELDGELVGKLPATFSIEPRRLRVIVP comes from the coding sequence ATGCGCATCTGCGTTGTGTTCAATCCGGTGGCCAAAGGGGACAAGGCCCGCCGCTTTCGCGCACACTTGGACGACATTGCGCGCGATGCCGTCTTGAAACTGACCCGTAGCGCGGGCGATGCCAAAAAGCTGGCGGCGGAAGCGGTGGCGGAGGGGTTCGACACCGTCGTGGCCGCGGGCGGGGACGGCACGCTTAACGAAGTGCTCAACGGCCTGGGCGCGGTTCCGGACGGTTTTGAGCGGGCGCGGCTGGGCGTTTTGCCGCTGGGGACGGTCAATGTTTTTGCGCGTGAACTCGGGATTCCCACCCGCCTGAATCAGGCGTGGGAACTGATTCTCCGGGGCCGGGAAGCGCGGATTGATTTGCCCAAGGTCGAGTTTATCGAAGCCGGCGTCGGGCAGACACGCTGGTTTGCCCAACTGGCGGGCGCCGGGCTGGACGCGCGGGCCATCGAACTCGTGGACTGGCGCCTCAAGAAAAAGTTCGGCCCGCTCGCCTACGTGTATGCCGGACTGAAGGCGCTGACCGAATCCAAACCCAAGTTGCAGGTGAAAGCCGGTGACGGGGAGTTCACCGGGGAATTAGTTTTGGTGGGTAATGGCCGGCTCTACGGCGGCGATTATCGGCTGTTCCATCCGGCGCAAATGGACGACGGCCGGCTTGATGTCTGCGTTTTTCCCCGGGTCAGCTTTCTGACCCTTTTGAAGTGCGCCGTGCCGTTGCTGGCATTTCACCGGCTCCCCGAAAGCGCCGTGCGGCGATTCCAAGCGGAACGCTTTACCCTGAACGGACCCGTGCCGGGTTCTTTCGAACTGGACGGTGAGTTGGTCGGCAAGCTGCCGGCGACGTTTTCGATTGAGCCGCGCCGGTTGCGTGTCATCGTCCCGTAA
- a CDS encoding arylsulfatase codes for MRNARSMRVGGGLWTAIAVYAVAVLPGVGQPAGSVHLPPPPAGPAHPNIILIVADDLGYGDLGCYGQEKIRTPNLDRLAAAGTRFTSFYAGSTVCAPSRSCLMTGQHTGHTRIRGNAKGATLAPDDVTLAMVLQEAGYKTGMIGKWSLGGEGTPGQPGAKGFDDFVGYLDQTRAHDYYAPYLDRFDHADGERHIEFPKNFSGAKGIYFPDVFNKAALNFIRINKPDPFNKERPFFLYLPYTLPHANNELGRQTGNGMEVPDDQPYAAQPWPQPEKNKAAMITRLDKYVGEIMVRLQQYHQESNTLILFTSDNGPHAEGGVDPEFFHSAGPFRGLKRDLYEGGIRVPLIAVWPGRIPAGRVSDETWAFWDLFSTLADVAGARLPQATDGLSYLPTLLNQTQTNRHEFFYWEFHERGFKQAVRMGDWKAVRLTANGPLELYNLTPDPGETRNVAADHPEIITRIEAYLKTARTDSPQWPIQARPPKKQPAHAN; via the coding sequence ATGAGAAACGCGCGATCAATGCGAGTCGGCGGTGGATTATGGACGGCCATTGCCGTGTATGCGGTGGCGGTGCTGCCGGGTGTGGGCCAGCCCGCCGGTTCCGTCCATCTGCCGCCACCTCCTGCCGGTCCTGCGCATCCGAACATCATTCTCATCGTGGCGGATGATTTGGGCTACGGCGACCTCGGATGCTACGGCCAGGAGAAGATTCGGACGCCAAACCTTGACCGGCTGGCCGCCGCCGGCACGCGCTTCACCAGTTTTTATGCGGGCAGCACCGTGTGCGCGCCGTCGCGTTCCTGTTTGATGACGGGGCAACACACCGGCCACACGCGCATCCGGGGCAACGCCAAAGGCGCCACGCTGGCGCCGGATGACGTGACACTGGCGATGGTCCTGCAGGAGGCCGGCTACAAGACCGGCATGATTGGCAAATGGAGCCTGGGTGGGGAAGGCACTCCCGGACAGCCGGGCGCAAAGGGGTTTGATGATTTTGTGGGTTACCTCGACCAGACGCGGGCCCATGATTATTACGCGCCTTATCTGGACCGCTTCGATCACGCAGATGGCGAGCGTCACATCGAGTTTCCGAAGAATTTTTCCGGTGCCAAAGGCATCTACTTTCCCGACGTGTTCAACAAGGCGGCCTTGAATTTCATCCGCATCAACAAGCCTGATCCGTTCAACAAGGAGCGGCCGTTCTTTCTGTATCTGCCCTACACCCTGCCGCACGCGAACAACGAACTGGGCCGTCAGACCGGCAACGGCATGGAAGTGCCGGATGACCAGCCCTATGCCGCTCAGCCGTGGCCGCAGCCGGAAAAAAACAAGGCCGCCATGATCACCCGCCTCGACAAATACGTTGGCGAAATCATGGTCCGCCTCCAGCAATATCACCAGGAATCGAACACGCTGATTTTGTTCACGAGCGACAACGGACCGCACGCGGAAGGCGGCGTGGATCCGGAATTTTTCCACAGCGCCGGACCGTTTCGCGGCCTCAAGCGCGACCTTTATGAAGGCGGCATTCGGGTGCCGCTCATTGCGGTCTGGCCGGGCCGGATTCCAGCCGGGCGCGTCAGCGACGAAACGTGGGCGTTCTGGGACTTGTTTTCCACGCTGGCCGACGTGGCTGGCGCGCGTCTGCCCCAAGCGACTGACGGTCTGTCTTATCTGCCCACGCTTTTGAATCAGACCCAGACCAATCGTCACGAATTCTTCTATTGGGAATTTCACGAACGCGGCTTCAAACAGGCCGTTCGCATGGGCGATTGGAAGGCCGTGCGGCTTACCGCAAACGGCCCGCTGGAACTCTACAACTTGACCCCGGATCCCGGCGAAACCCGGAACGTTGCCGCGGATCATCCCGAAATCATCACGCGGATTGAAGCGTATTTGAAAACGGCCCGGACGGATTCGCCACAATGGCCCATTCAAGCGCGGCCGCCCAAAAAGCAACCAGCCCACGCGAATTGA
- a CDS encoding MFS transporter, with translation MSSAPAQPGPADSSDPYLVLRNPNVFRYLIGRFIANFGQQMFVVALGWEVYERTHSPFALGLVGLTQILPMFLFTLAAGHLADHHSRKRIIIFTASLLALANVGLALISAWQAPVPLIYLCLLVAGSARTFMGAAIASFLPQLVERNLFARAVTWNSGLFQASCILGLSLGGVLINLFGHHAWPIYVINALAALSFCGFLGFIHLRPTVTSREPMTLKNLLTGFSFVFSSRIILGIITLDMFAVLLGGATALLPIYAKEILHVGPQGLGILQAALPFGSVVCAFYLAHRPPLQKAGRALLWAVVCFGLATIGFGLSQWFWLSLAMLVACGMADNVSVVVRHTLVQTLTPDEKRGRVSAVNNLFIGTSNELGEFESGSVAKLCGPMLGYSNAVGAMISVVAGGVGTMIVVGVVAWLWPEIRRYGRLDQFTN, from the coding sequence ATGAGTTCAGCCCCCGCACAACCCGGCCCTGCCGACTCCTCGGACCCGTATCTGGTGCTCCGGAACCCCAACGTATTTCGTTACCTCATTGGCCGGTTCATTGCCAACTTCGGCCAGCAAATGTTCGTCGTCGCGCTCGGCTGGGAAGTTTACGAGCGCACGCATTCGCCGTTCGCGCTCGGCCTCGTCGGGCTGACGCAAATCCTGCCCATGTTCCTGTTCACGCTCGCGGCGGGACATCTGGCCGACCATCACAGCCGGAAGCGAATCATCATTTTCACCGCCTCGCTGCTGGCTCTGGCGAACGTGGGTCTCGCCCTTATTTCCGCGTGGCAGGCGCCCGTGCCGTTGATTTACCTCTGCCTGCTCGTGGCCGGTTCGGCGCGGACCTTTATGGGCGCCGCCATCGCCTCGTTCCTGCCGCAACTCGTCGAACGCAACCTGTTCGCGCGCGCCGTGACGTGGAACAGCGGCCTCTTTCAGGCGTCCTGCATCCTGGGGCTTTCGCTGGGCGGCGTTTTAATCAATCTGTTCGGCCACCACGCCTGGCCGATTTACGTGATCAACGCACTGGCGGCGCTTTCGTTTTGCGGGTTTTTGGGTTTTATCCACCTGCGGCCCACGGTGACGAGCCGCGAACCGATGACGCTCAAGAACCTGCTGACCGGGTTCAGTTTCGTTTTTTCGAGCCGGATCATTCTTGGGATCATCACGCTCGACATGTTTGCCGTGCTCCTGGGCGGCGCGACGGCGTTGCTGCCCATTTATGCGAAGGAAATTCTGCACGTCGGCCCGCAGGGGCTGGGTATTTTACAGGCCGCGCTGCCCTTCGGCTCGGTCGTCTGCGCCTTCTATCTCGCTCATCGTCCGCCGCTGCAGAAGGCAGGCCGCGCGTTGCTGTGGGCCGTGGTCTGCTTCGGGCTCGCCACCATCGGCTTTGGCCTGTCGCAATGGTTCTGGCTGTCCCTGGCGATGCTGGTCGCCTGCGGCATGGCCGACAATGTCAGCGTCGTGGTCCGCCACACGCTGGTGCAGACATTGACGCCGGATGAAAAGCGGGGGCGCGTTTCGGCGGTCAACAACCTCTTCATCGGCACGTCGAACGAACTGGGCGAGTTTGAATCGGGTTCCGTCGCGAAGTTGTGCGGCCCGATGCTCGGGTATTCCAATGCCGTCGGCGCGATGATTTCCGTCGTTGCCGGCGGCGTGGGCACCATGATTGTGGTCGGCGTCGTGGCGTGGTTGTGGCCGGAAATCCGCCGTTACGGACGGCTGGATCAGTTCACGAATTAG
- a CDS encoding ABC transporter permease subunit, protein MNALPIVHRELLILSRRRWFYWLRTGVGMVIALVSCLVFAITWNLGAAQGLGAPLFRTITVLSYCICLLAGPVLLADSVAEEKSAGTLGLLFLTNTRSHDIVGGKFVALAMPAIHCLLAAVPVMGMALLLGGVTAGEFLRTTVALVNLLFWSVSITLLCSVFAPNGRSAFGLALAVVLGAAGALPALLLTQTHSPGNHFWLAHALAGPAFALWTAQDAVFAADSSAYTTALGTSHLLGWACLAGAIIGLPFFWREDPRAPQRPQPFCRKTAARRARTSDSLVWLARQRLGGPLTAWGLALAATVTLGLLVHAGSMNGLWVAFAAYALHGVFKVWVGWAASRAFTVERDSGALELLLVTPVGETAVWRAWLAGLRQRFFLPALALGGFDLLLAWQAAVDPAQGDFQPRIFFLTLLAVVVFLLDCYTLSWTGLWNGLVARNATRACIRTLLVTLIVPGIGFINGLFAAAVAGLLTADTLAGFVLVWFVVSFGLDVLLGSRAMVRLSHDCREAVVQRTA, encoded by the coding sequence ATGAATGCGCTCCCGATCGTCCACCGTGAACTGCTGATCCTGTCCCGCCGCCGTTGGTTTTACTGGCTACGCACCGGCGTGGGCATGGTCATCGCGCTGGTGAGCTGCCTCGTATTTGCGATCACCTGGAATCTTGGCGCGGCTCAGGGCCTGGGCGCGCCGCTCTTCCGCACGATAACCGTCCTGAGCTATTGCATCTGCCTGCTCGCTGGGCCGGTGTTGCTGGCCGACAGCGTGGCGGAGGAAAAATCCGCTGGCACGCTCGGCCTGCTGTTCCTGACCAACACACGGAGCCACGACATCGTCGGCGGAAAATTTGTGGCCCTGGCGATGCCGGCGATTCATTGCCTGCTCGCCGCCGTGCCGGTCATGGGCATGGCGCTTCTGCTTGGCGGCGTAACGGCCGGTGAATTCCTCCGCACCACGGTGGCGCTGGTCAATCTGCTCTTCTGGTCCGTGAGCATCACGTTGCTGTGTTCGGTCTTCGCCCCGAACGGGCGCAGCGCATTTGGCCTCGCGCTGGCCGTGGTGCTGGGCGCGGCAGGCGCCCTGCCCGCGCTGCTGCTCACGCAAACGCATTCCCCAGGGAACCACTTCTGGCTGGCGCACGCGCTCGCCGGTCCCGCGTTCGCCTTGTGGACCGCACAGGATGCGGTGTTCGCCGCGGATTCGTCCGCCTACACGACGGCGCTGGGCACGAGCCATCTGCTCGGCTGGGCCTGCCTCGCCGGCGCGATCATTGGGCTGCCGTTTTTCTGGCGCGAGGATCCGCGTGCGCCGCAGCGCCCCCAGCCATTCTGCCGCAAAACAGCCGCGCGTCGGGCGCGAACCTCCGACTCGCTCGTGTGGCTGGCGCGCCAACGGCTGGGTGGCCCGCTGACCGCGTGGGGCTTGGCATTGGCCGCCACCGTGACGCTCGGCCTGCTGGTCCACGCCGGCAGCATGAACGGTCTGTGGGTGGCATTTGCCGCGTATGCGCTGCACGGCGTGTTCAAGGTGTGGGTTGGGTGGGCCGCCAGCCGCGCGTTCACCGTTGAACGCGACAGCGGTGCGCTGGAACTGCTGCTGGTGACACCCGTGGGCGAAACCGCCGTCTGGCGGGCGTGGCTGGCCGGGTTACGGCAGCGATTCTTTCTGCCGGCCCTGGCGCTCGGCGGCTTCGACCTGCTGCTGGCGTGGCAGGCCGCCGTTGACCCGGCTCAAGGCGACTTTCAGCCGCGCATTTTCTTCCTGACACTGCTGGCGGTGGTGGTGTTCTTGCTGGATTGCTACACGCTCAGCTGGACGGGACTGTGGAACGGGCTGGTTGCCCGTAACGCCACGCGCGCCTGCATCCGCACGTTGCTCGTCACGCTGATCGTGCCCGGCATCGGCTTCATCAACGGCCTGTTCGCCGCGGCGGTCGCCGGCCTGCTGACGGCCGACACGCTGGCGGGTTTCGTGCTCGTGTGGTTCGTCGTCAGCTTCGGGCTGGATGTGCTGCTGGGCTCCCGCGCCATGGTGCGGCTGAGCCACGACTGCCGTGAAGCCGTGGTGCAGCGCACGGCCTGA
- a CDS encoding prepilin-type N-terminal cleavage/methylation domain-containing protein, with amino-acid sequence MRILTQPAFAARRGFTLIECLAYIAVLGVLMSVGSFTVSKAWDQSRLLNRNAQDIGQTLRTGERWRAEIRAATGIVVTDSSPTNKLVRLTTRTGPVDYQFAAGEIRRRAGTNAPWVTVLSRVQTSAMQRIERESVTGWRWELELAPLEKHGRLRPLFTFTAVPGKEMTP; translated from the coding sequence ATGAGAATCTTGACTCAACCAGCGTTCGCGGCGCGCCGCGGCTTCACGCTCATCGAATGTCTCGCTTACATTGCGGTGCTGGGCGTGTTGATGTCCGTGGGCAGCTTCACGGTGTCCAAGGCGTGGGACCAGAGCCGCCTGCTCAACCGAAATGCGCAGGACATCGGGCAGACACTTCGGACCGGCGAACGTTGGCGTGCGGAAATCCGCGCCGCCACCGGCATTGTGGTAACGGACTCGTCCCCGACCAACAAACTCGTGCGCCTGACCACCCGCACCGGCCCCGTGGACTATCAGTTTGCCGCCGGCGAAATCCGGCGGCGCGCCGGCACCAACGCACCCTGGGTCACCGTTTTGTCCCGGGTGCAGACGTCCGCGATGCAACGCATCGAACGGGAGAGCGTCACAGGCTGGCGTTGGGAACTCGAATTGGCGCCGCTGGAAAAGCACGGGCGCCTGCGGCCGTTGTTCACCTTCACCGCCGTTCCCGGCAAGGAGATGACGCCATGA
- a CDS encoding type II secretion system F family protein → MNPPSDTFANVSGLLLSLFVHGLFFVVPVLVFSYLAYFFLSLPARRREQARLFLHVLETCVRDGKPVEPTIVAMAETHDRSPGLRFHLTAAYVEEGDRLATALAKSRLMPRPVIAMLAAGERIGDVRKVLPACRLQLQDARSGVRSALNYFLVLVLGLAPIALSLMWMLLIMVLPKMKEIALGIAGDNTPAPWLNFLGLALRTGVWIETMFLGLLGIATVLYLIGPGAPSWLRQAAWPVVDGLAWLVPWKRHRMQRNFAAILAVLLDAGVPEAEALPYAAQCAGNFVFQRRAEHVVRRLAAGESLTQAVTALDGAGEFRWRLANAAHAQGGFTSALRGWFEALDARAFQQEQAAAHVFSTALVVLNGATVGCVCAGLFGMITQFIDSAALW, encoded by the coding sequence ATGAATCCGCCGTCCGACACTTTCGCCAACGTTTCCGGGCTGTTGCTCAGCCTGTTCGTGCATGGCCTGTTCTTCGTGGTGCCCGTGCTGGTCTTCAGCTATCTCGCGTATTTTTTCCTCTCGCTGCCCGCACGACGGCGGGAACAGGCCCGGCTGTTCCTGCATGTGCTGGAAACGTGCGTCCGCGACGGCAAACCGGTGGAGCCGACCATTGTAGCCATGGCGGAAACGCATGATCGCTCACCAGGATTGCGGTTTCATCTGACGGCTGCATATGTCGAAGAGGGCGACCGGCTCGCCACCGCGCTGGCCAAATCCCGGCTCATGCCGCGCCCGGTCATCGCCATGCTGGCGGCCGGCGAGCGCATCGGCGACGTCCGCAAGGTTCTGCCCGCCTGCCGGCTGCAATTGCAGGACGCGCGGTCGGGCGTGCGCAGCGCGTTGAACTATTTCCTCGTGCTGGTGCTGGGTCTGGCGCCGATTGCGCTGAGCCTGATGTGGATGCTGTTGATCATGGTGCTGCCGAAGATGAAGGAAATTGCGCTCGGCATCGCAGGCGACAACACGCCGGCGCCGTGGCTGAATTTTCTTGGGCTGGCGCTGCGCACCGGCGTTTGGATTGAAACAATGTTTCTGGGACTGCTGGGCATTGCCACCGTGCTTTACCTGATCGGACCGGGCGCACCGTCGTGGCTGCGCCAGGCGGCGTGGCCCGTGGTGGACGGGCTCGCGTGGCTGGTGCCGTGGAAGCGCCACCGCATGCAACGCAACTTCGCCGCGATTCTCGCCGTGCTCCTGGATGCCGGCGTGCCGGAGGCCGAGGCGTTGCCCTATGCGGCGCAATGCGCAGGCAACTTCGTTTTCCAACGGCGTGCCGAACACGTCGTCCGGCGGCTGGCAGCCGGCGAGTCGCTCACGCAGGCCGTCACCGCGCTCGATGGGGCGGGCGAATTTCGCTGGCGCCTGGCCAATGCCGCGCACGCGCAGGGCGGCTTCACCAGCGCGCTTCGCGGCTGGTTTGAAGCCCTCGACGCGCGCGCGTTCCAGCAGGAACAGGCCGCGGCCCATGTCTTTTCCACGGCGCTGGTCGTCCTCAACGGCGCGACGGTCGGCTGCGTGTGCGCCGGATTGTTCGGCATGATCACCCAGTTCATTGACTCGGCGGCGTTATGGTAA
- a CDS encoding type II secretion system F family protein codes for MNTDEFAFFNQQLAAMLRDGLPLEGSLRQLIATMQRSALRDELGLLADDLSRGAPLPEALSRRRLPELYQRLLIVGGKGNDLPGILTLVADYYQRQHALWTRLKGLMVYPVLLLIAAFFLSVLLWQLTSRVVFPAWWDSVVGLGSGRALPAATRMALPLLQNSWVFPLLFTVPLLGVLLLWLRPDWRQRLLDRLPAFREARLAQTANAAELLLHGGLPLPEALALLADFQPANRLRDELLAWRNNIAAGVKRFSAVAAGSRYVPPLFIWLVDSAGEDIRTGFRQAGEIFAARATARSETLLYAALPVSVLAVGSVVMLQGYLVATSYLVFIDLLNNLGM; via the coding sequence ATGAACACGGACGAATTCGCCTTCTTCAACCAGCAGCTCGCGGCCATGCTGCGCGACGGCCTGCCGCTGGAAGGTTCCCTGCGCCAGCTCATCGCCACCATGCAACGCAGTGCATTGCGCGACGAACTGGGTCTGCTGGCCGACGACCTGTCCCGTGGCGCGCCGCTGCCCGAGGCGTTGAGCCGGCGGCGGCTCCCGGAACTGTATCAACGGCTGCTCATCGTCGGCGGCAAAGGCAACGATCTTCCCGGCATCCTGACGTTGGTGGCGGATTACTACCAGCGTCAGCATGCGCTGTGGACGCGGTTGAAGGGGCTGATGGTGTATCCGGTGCTGTTGTTGATCGCGGCCTTCTTTCTCTCGGTTTTGCTCTGGCAATTGACCAGCCGTGTCGTGTTCCCGGCGTGGTGGGATTCCGTGGTTGGTCTCGGCAGCGGGCGGGCGCTGCCCGCCGCCACCCGCATGGCGCTGCCGCTGCTGCAAAATTCGTGGGTGTTTCCGCTGCTGTTCACGGTGCCGCTGCTCGGCGTGTTGCTGCTGTGGCTGCGGCCGGACTGGCGGCAGCGCCTGCTGGATCGTCTGCCGGCGTTTCGCGAGGCCCGGCTGGCACAGACGGCGAACGCCGCGGAACTCCTGCTGCACGGCGGATTGCCGCTGCCGGAAGCGCTCGCGTTGCTGGCTGATTTTCAGCCCGCCAACCGCCTGCGCGACGAACTCCTGGCATGGCGCAACAACATCGCCGCCGGCGTGAAGCGCTTTTCGGCCGTCGCCGCCGGCAGTCGCTATGTGCCGCCGCTGTTCATCTGGCTGGTGGACAGCGCGGGAGAGGACATACGGACCGGTTTTCGTCAGGCCGGTGAAATCTTCGCCGCCCGCGCCACCGCGCGTTCGGAGACCTTGCTTTACGCGGCGCTGCCGGTCTCGGTGCTGGCCGTCGGCTCGGTGGTCATGCTGCAAGGCTATCTCGTTGCCACGTCGTATCTGGTGTTTATCGACTTGCTGAACAATCTCGGCATGTGA
- a CDS encoding ATPase, T2SS/T4P/T4SS family encodes MDTQAITGHDASAAPALLEQLIAAAERAGASDIHLQMRGSHADVGFRLDGVLTPASRLDEPVAERVFGRIKYLARLKTYQDSLPQDGRIEARDARTQNDVRVATYPTVTGEKIVLRLFQTSVVRSLGELGLPEQSWAELEAFLRQPAGLLLLTGPAGSGKTTTIYACLRQLVEQGGRHVITVEDPVEQIVPGVMQTEVCETRGLDFARAARHLLRQDPQVLVIGEIRDDETANLAVRAALTGHQVISTLHAGSCHGVFDRLLVMCRDHFAIASAVELVLNQRLIRRVCAGCGGTGVRPRAVLPNRENAGPPARCETCLGTGYRGRVPLVEWLRLNDAGRRALRQNDLAALQPQCSFVEAVQQLIAGGITNRAEQQRLFGP; translated from the coding sequence ATGGACACCCAAGCCATCACCGGGCACGATGCCAGTGCCGCACCGGCACTGCTGGAGCAGCTCATCGCCGCCGCCGAGCGGGCGGGCGCCAGCGACATTCACCTGCAAATGCGCGGTTCGCACGCGGACGTCGGCTTCCGGCTCGACGGCGTGCTGACGCCGGCTTCACGATTGGATGAGCCCGTCGCCGAACGCGTGTTTGGACGGATCAAATATCTCGCCCGTCTCAAGACCTACCAAGATTCGCTCCCGCAGGACGGCCGCATTGAGGCCCGGGACGCCCGGACACAAAACGACGTCCGCGTTGCCACCTATCCGACCGTGACCGGAGAAAAAATCGTGCTGCGGCTGTTCCAAACTAGCGTGGTGCGCAGCCTCGGCGAGCTGGGTTTGCCCGAGCAGTCCTGGGCGGAACTGGAGGCGTTTCTGCGCCAGCCGGCGGGCCTGCTGCTCCTCACCGGTCCGGCCGGCAGCGGCAAAACCACGACGATTTACGCTTGTTTACGGCAGCTCGTGGAACAAGGCGGCCGGCATGTCATCACGGTTGAGGACCCGGTCGAACAAATTGTCCCGGGCGTCATGCAAACGGAGGTCTGCGAAACCCGCGGGCTCGATTTCGCCCGGGCCGCGCGCCATCTGCTGCGGCAGGACCCGCAGGTGCTGGTCATCGGCGAAATTCGCGACGACGAAACGGCCAACCTCGCCGTGCGCGCGGCGCTGACCGGACACCAGGTGATTTCCACGCTGCACGCCGGCTCCTGCCACGGCGTCTTCGATCGGCTCCTGGTGATGTGCCGGGATCATTTCGCCATTGCCAGCGCCGTGGAACTCGTCTTGAACCAGCGCCTCATCCGCCGTGTATGTGCAGGCTGTGGCGGAACGGGCGTCCGGCCGCGCGCCGTCCTGCCCAACCGCGAGAACGCCGGCCCGCCGGCGCGCTGCGAAACCTGCCTCGGCACGGGTTACCGCGGCCGCGTGCCGCTGGTGGAATGGCTCCGGCTGAACGACGCCGGGCGCCGCGCATTGCGCCAAAACGATCTTGCCGCCCTGCAGCCACAATGTTCGTTCGTCGAAGCCGTTCAGCAGCTCATTGCCGGCGGCATCACGAACCGGGCGGAACAACAACGCCTCTTCGGGCCATGA
- a CDS encoding pseudouridine synthase yields MLLAFHKPYGVLSQFTPDGSPNRPLAEFHFPADVYAIGRLDADSEGLLLFTDEPGLNTRLLHPRHAHEREYWAQVERIPTPAALAQLARGLVIQGRRTLPGRAWRLDPPPNMPPRIPPIRIRKSVPDCWIALELVEGKNRQVRRMTAAIGHPTLRLLRVRIGQFTLGDLPAGHWRELSSAERAAVLA; encoded by the coding sequence GTGCTGCTGGCCTTTCACAAGCCCTACGGCGTGCTTTCGCAATTCACGCCGGACGGATCACCCAACCGTCCGCTCGCCGAATTCCATTTCCCCGCGGACGTGTATGCCATCGGCCGGCTCGATGCGGACAGCGAAGGGTTGTTGTTGTTCACTGATGAACCCGGCCTGAACACGCGGCTGCTGCATCCACGCCATGCGCACGAACGCGAATACTGGGCGCAAGTCGAACGCATCCCCACGCCCGCCGCCCTCGCGCAACTCGCCCGGGGCCTCGTCATCCAGGGCCGCCGCACCCTGCCCGGTCGCGCGTGGCGGCTGGACCCGCCACCGAACATGCCGCCGCGCATTCCGCCCATTCGCATCCGCAAGAGTGTGCCGGATTGCTGGATTGCCCTCGAACTCGTGGAAGGCAAAAACCGCCAGGTGCGCCGCATGACCGCGGCCATCGGCCATCCCACGTTGCGCCTGCTCCGTGTGCGCATCGGCCAGTTCACGCTCGGCGATCTGCCGGCCGGCCATTGGCGCGAACTCTCGTCCGCCGAACGGGCCGCTGTCCTCGCGTGA